The proteins below are encoded in one region of Poecile atricapillus isolate bPoeAtr1 chromosome 33, bPoeAtr1.hap1, whole genome shotgun sequence:
- the PPOX gene encoding protoporphyrinogen oxidase isoform X2 — translation MPPTVAVVGGGISGLAACYHLLRAPRPPKVLLLEASGRFGGWLQSTRTPEGAVFEHGPRGVRPAGAAGAQTLHMVSELGLAGDVLAVPGDHPASRNRFLYRGGTLHPLPSGLGGLLRAVPPFSRALFWSVLRDLLTPPGTEPDESAHAFAQRRFGPEAERQRGSVLLGMALPHGGRGAVPAVALARRARAERWSQWSLRGGMESLAHALVAFVSPRGAELRCHAPLTHLRRHRGRWQLTLPDSTVTADHVISAIPAAALARALAADAEPLARELGDIEAASVAVVNLEYRGVALPVTGFGHLVPSSEDPALLGIVYDSVAFPEHDGTPQGTPQGTPGTEGTPEGTPGTPKGTPGTPEGTPGTPSLRLTVMLGGSWFRQSFGEPSAAPPELLLSRARAAARDHLGLPGTPTRAILRVQQDCIPQYTLGHWQRLERIQRFLQDRALPLSLVGASYGGVSVNDCIASARVAVGRLLGTPPDAP, via the exons ATGCCGCCCACCGTGGCCGTCGTGGGCGGCGGCATCAGCGGCCTGGCCGCCTGTTACCACCTGCtgcgcgccccccgcccgcccaaG gtgctgctgctggaggccaGTGGCCGTTTTGGGGGGTGGCTGCAGAGCACCAGGACCCCCGAGGGGGCCGTGTTCGAGCACGGCCCGAGGGGCGTCCGCccggccggggccgcgggggccCAGACCCTGCACATG gtGTCAGAGCTGGGGTTGGCCGGTGACGTCCTGGCTGTCCCCGGGGACCACCCGGCGTCCCGGAACCGCTTCCTGTACCGGGGGGGGACCCTGCACccgctgccctcggggctggg gggtTTGCTGCGGGCGGTGCCGCCGTTCTCCCGGGCTCTGTTCTGGAGTGTTCTGCGGGACCTGCTGACCCCGCCGGGCACGGAGCCGGACGAGAGCGCCCACGCCTTCGCCCAGCGCCGCTTCGGCCCCGAG GCTGAGAGACAGCGGGGATCTGTCCTGCTGGGGATGGCACTGCCACAcg GCGGGCGCGGCGCTGTCCCCGCGGTGGCGCTGGCCCGGCGGGCGCGAGCCGAGCGCTGGAGCCAGTGGTCCCTGCGGGGGGGCATGGAGAGCCTGGCACACGCCTTGGTGGCCTTCGTGTCACCTCGTGGGGCTGAGCTGCGCTGCCACGCGCCCCTCACACACCTGCGGCGTCACCGCGGCCGCTGGCAG CTGACGTTACCGGACAGCACGGTCACAGCCGATCACGTGATCAGCGCCATCCCGGCCGCAG cgCTGGCCCGGGCGCTGGCGGCCGATGCGGAGCCGCTGGCTCGGGAGCTTGGGGACATCGAGGCCGCCTCGGTGGCCGTGGTCAACCTGGAGTACCGGGGGGTGGCACTGCCCGTCACG GGTTTTGGTCACCTGGTGCCATCCTCGGAGGACCCGGCGCTGTTGGGGATCGTCTACGACTCGGTGGCGTTCCCGGAGCACGACGGGACCCCCCAGGGGACCCCCCAGGGGACCCCCGGGACTGAGGGGACCCCCgaggggacccccgggacccccaaagggacccctgggacccccgaagggacccccgggaccccctccctGCGACTGACG gtgatGCTGGGGGGCTCCTGGTTCCGGCAGAGTTTTGGGGAGCCGTCGGCGGCGCCcccggagctgctgctcagccgAGCCCGGGCGGCCGCTCGGGACCACCTGGGGCTGCCCGGGACCCCCACCCGCGCCATCCTCAGGGTGCAGCAG gatTGCATCCCCCAGTACACGCTGGGACATTGGCAGCGATTGG agcgGATCCAGCGTTTCCTGCAGGACCGGGCTCTTCCTCTCAGCCTGGTCGGTGCCTCCTACGGCGGCGTCTCCGTCAACGACTGCATCGCCAGCGCCAGGGTGGCCGTGGGGCGccttttggggaccccccctgacgccccctga
- the PPOX gene encoding protoporphyrinogen oxidase isoform X3 encodes MPPTVAVVGGGISGLAACYHLLRAPRPPKVLLLEASGRFGGWLQSTRTPEGAVFEHGPRGVRPAGAAGAQTLHMVSELGLAGDVLAVPGDHPASRNRFLYRGGTLHPLPSGLGGLLRAVPPFSRALFWSVLRDLLTPPGTEPDESAHAFAQRRFGPELTLPDSTVTADHVISAIPAAALARALAADAEPLARELGDIEAASVAVVNLEYRGVALPVTGFGHLVPSSEDPALLGIVYDSVAFPEHDGTPQGTPQGTPGTEGTPEGTPGTPKGTPGTPEGTPGTPSLRLTVMLGGSWFRQSFGEPSAAPPELLLSRARAAARDHLGLPGTPTRAILRVQQDCIPQYTLGHWQRLERIQRFLQDRALPLSLVGASYGGVSVNDCIASARVAVGRLLGTPPDAP; translated from the exons ATGCCGCCCACCGTGGCCGTCGTGGGCGGCGGCATCAGCGGCCTGGCCGCCTGTTACCACCTGCtgcgcgccccccgcccgcccaaG gtgctgctgctggaggccaGTGGCCGTTTTGGGGGGTGGCTGCAGAGCACCAGGACCCCCGAGGGGGCCGTGTTCGAGCACGGCCCGAGGGGCGTCCGCccggccggggccgcgggggccCAGACCCTGCACATG gtGTCAGAGCTGGGGTTGGCCGGTGACGTCCTGGCTGTCCCCGGGGACCACCCGGCGTCCCGGAACCGCTTCCTGTACCGGGGGGGGACCCTGCACccgctgccctcggggctggg gggtTTGCTGCGGGCGGTGCCGCCGTTCTCCCGGGCTCTGTTCTGGAGTGTTCTGCGGGACCTGCTGACCCCGCCGGGCACGGAGCCGGACGAGAGCGCCCACGCCTTCGCCCAGCGCCGCTTCGGCCCCGAG CTGACGTTACCGGACAGCACGGTCACAGCCGATCACGTGATCAGCGCCATCCCGGCCGCAG cgCTGGCCCGGGCGCTGGCGGCCGATGCGGAGCCGCTGGCTCGGGAGCTTGGGGACATCGAGGCCGCCTCGGTGGCCGTGGTCAACCTGGAGTACCGGGGGGTGGCACTGCCCGTCACG GGTTTTGGTCACCTGGTGCCATCCTCGGAGGACCCGGCGCTGTTGGGGATCGTCTACGACTCGGTGGCGTTCCCGGAGCACGACGGGACCCCCCAGGGGACCCCCCAGGGGACCCCCGGGACTGAGGGGACCCCCgaggggacccccgggacccccaaagggacccctgggacccccgaagggacccccgggaccccctccctGCGACTGACG gtgatGCTGGGGGGCTCCTGGTTCCGGCAGAGTTTTGGGGAGCCGTCGGCGGCGCCcccggagctgctgctcagccgAGCCCGGGCGGCCGCTCGGGACCACCTGGGGCTGCCCGGGACCCCCACCCGCGCCATCCTCAGGGTGCAGCAG gatTGCATCCCCCAGTACACGCTGGGACATTGGCAGCGATTGG agcgGATCCAGCGTTTCCTGCAGGACCGGGCTCTTCCTCTCAGCCTGGTCGGTGCCTCCTACGGCGGCGTCTCCGTCAACGACTGCATCGCCAGCGCCAGGGTGGCCGTGGGGCGccttttggggaccccccctgacgccccctga
- the PPOX gene encoding protoporphyrinogen oxidase isoform X1, whose amino-acid sequence MPPTVAVVGGGISGLAACYHLLRAPRPPKVLLLEASGRFGGWLQSTRTPEGAVFEHGPRGVRPAGAAGAQTLHMVSELGLAGDVLAVPGDHPASRNRFLYRGGTLHPLPSGLGGLLRAVPPFSRALFWSVLRDLLTPPGTEPDESAHAFAQRRFGPEVAELAVDSLCRGVFAGDSRALSVRSCFPALFQAERCHGSVLLGMALPHGGDIGDTGDSRALSVRSCFPALFQAERQRGSVLLGMALPHGGRGAVPAVALARRARAERWSQWSLRGGMESLAHALVAFVSPRGAELRCHAPLTHLRRHRGRWQLTLPDSTVTADHVISAIPAAALARALAADAEPLARELGDIEAASVAVVNLEYRGVALPVTGFGHLVPSSEDPALLGIVYDSVAFPEHDGTPQGTPQGTPGTEGTPEGTPGTPKGTPGTPEGTPGTPSLRLTVMLGGSWFRQSFGEPSAAPPELLLSRARAAARDHLGLPGTPTRAILRVQQDCIPQYTLGHWQRLERIQRFLQDRALPLSLVGASYGGVSVNDCIASARVAVGRLLGTPPDAP is encoded by the exons ATGCCGCCCACCGTGGCCGTCGTGGGCGGCGGCATCAGCGGCCTGGCCGCCTGTTACCACCTGCtgcgcgccccccgcccgcccaaG gtgctgctgctggaggccaGTGGCCGTTTTGGGGGGTGGCTGCAGAGCACCAGGACCCCCGAGGGGGCCGTGTTCGAGCACGGCCCGAGGGGCGTCCGCccggccggggccgcgggggccCAGACCCTGCACATG gtGTCAGAGCTGGGGTTGGCCGGTGACGTCCTGGCTGTCCCCGGGGACCACCCGGCGTCCCGGAACCGCTTCCTGTACCGGGGGGGGACCCTGCACccgctgccctcggggctggg gggtTTGCTGCGGGCGGTGCCGCCGTTCTCCCGGGCTCTGTTCTGGAGTGTTCTGCGGGACCTGCTGACCCCGCCGGGCACGGAGCCGGACGAGAGCGCCCACGCCTTCGCCCAGCGCCGCTTCGGCCCCGAG GTGGCGGAGCTGGCCGTGGACAGTCTGTGCCGGGGGGTGTTCGCAGGGGACAGCCGAGCCCTGAGCGTGCGCTCCtgcttccctgctctgttccagGCTGAGAGATGTCATggctctgtcctgctggggatggcactgccacacggtggggaca ttggggacactggggacagccgGGCCCTGAGCGTGCGCTCCtgcttccctgctctgttccagGCTGAGAGACAGCGGGGATCTGTCCTGCTGGGGATGGCACTGCCACAcg GCGGGCGCGGCGCTGTCCCCGCGGTGGCGCTGGCCCGGCGGGCGCGAGCCGAGCGCTGGAGCCAGTGGTCCCTGCGGGGGGGCATGGAGAGCCTGGCACACGCCTTGGTGGCCTTCGTGTCACCTCGTGGGGCTGAGCTGCGCTGCCACGCGCCCCTCACACACCTGCGGCGTCACCGCGGCCGCTGGCAG CTGACGTTACCGGACAGCACGGTCACAGCCGATCACGTGATCAGCGCCATCCCGGCCGCAG cgCTGGCCCGGGCGCTGGCGGCCGATGCGGAGCCGCTGGCTCGGGAGCTTGGGGACATCGAGGCCGCCTCGGTGGCCGTGGTCAACCTGGAGTACCGGGGGGTGGCACTGCCCGTCACG GGTTTTGGTCACCTGGTGCCATCCTCGGAGGACCCGGCGCTGTTGGGGATCGTCTACGACTCGGTGGCGTTCCCGGAGCACGACGGGACCCCCCAGGGGACCCCCCAGGGGACCCCCGGGACTGAGGGGACCCCCgaggggacccccgggacccccaaagggacccctgggacccccgaagggacccccgggaccccctccctGCGACTGACG gtgatGCTGGGGGGCTCCTGGTTCCGGCAGAGTTTTGGGGAGCCGTCGGCGGCGCCcccggagctgctgctcagccgAGCCCGGGCGGCCGCTCGGGACCACCTGGGGCTGCCCGGGACCCCCACCCGCGCCATCCTCAGGGTGCAGCAG gatTGCATCCCCCAGTACACGCTGGGACATTGGCAGCGATTGG agcgGATCCAGCGTTTCCTGCAGGACCGGGCTCTTCCTCTCAGCCTGGTCGGTGCCTCCTACGGCGGCGTCTCCGTCAACGACTGCATCGCCAGCGCCAGGGTGGCCGTGGGGCGccttttggggaccccccctgacgccccctga